The following nucleotide sequence is from Salvia splendens isolate huo1 chromosome 2, SspV2, whole genome shotgun sequence.
tttgaccaaccgggtgagtgcggcgagtaaacgatggaggggacgggaactcctgaacatcctcggggaggtcgtgggaaccgccgctgctgccgctataatcaccggcatagttcagtcgttgTTTCTTCGGCCAgtcagcatcgacacctgcccgaaacttctcggagtccatcagcacctcatagcagttctaGTAGGTGAACTAtttataaagcccgggcacggggaaggctatctccgctatcctcctgcagtactcgtcagtttggccactggtctgcatgcggagggcgttggtgtacaagcccgaaaatcgggagaccgcagccctgattcggtctcaccccttccggcactcctcctcgctgtgtggcctcccctccgggcaaaatgccttgtaggctgctgatattttagcccacaagttaacgatcctctgattgttcgatggaggggatcatcgcaaatactcacccaagccttggacagcgcgacgttctccgcatccgtccacttcctccgtgtcgGGCTGTCGTCAgcagccggctgcgacgactcgctgaccacccttttgcccttctccttgccattcttcttctttggtgtgccccgaccccgccctactcccccgttTAAACGAGAGTGTCCGCATCCTcaagatctatccccaactcttctaaggagaaagtgtcacacccagtgaactgcgtctcggATGAGGTCGATGTGTGCaaagaagcagtcaaaaaatcaagactggggcgatagacattgtcccccccctcggcgtcccctgcatcccgggttgcatccccggctgccacactggcatcatctgcatcccagGTTGCATCCCCGataccccctgcccgccctgcATCCCATGCCATAccggcatactacccccggctgccatcccgggcatcatctgctgccaagggtacatgttgtagtacccagCCATCGGatcccatccacctcccacgggtaccgtgggagttagAGACATGCTCAtcactggagtagactcgttgttctccattttgctttattgctcttgtacagaaattaagtgagagagaaaactcgttaaaacaagcggtgcgaatgaaaataacgtgcaaatcgcgtatatatagtgtttcgaaaaattaaaaacaagaaaaaattgAGCTGGTCGATCGGTCGctgatcgggagcctgcaatggcggccagccgaccggcgagcggatcggccagcgcccgaaaatcggcgtcaggtcgccgattttttcgccgaaatagcgctcgccggttccaatggttctgCGAGTGGACCGGCCAGcaccgggaatcggctagcctgtccgctcgccgccattggagatgctcttagggcacccgcaacgctgtgccgttgcggttcctatgccgttccggcggaacggttccgcggcggcacgcgttgcagcctacGTTCCTTCGCCATTTCGTGCCGCCCCCGTTCCTATGCCgggccgcgttccgttccggaggaacgcggaacgaaacgttccgccacgcgcctaggcgacgtggcggcctcccattcgacgcgtgaagcccactcgctgccccgcgagtgggcttcgtcccggtgacgcaataattcaatttttttttttaaatacgaatttaataaattttttttttggcaacggtaatgtgaccgttttttatatccgttttatatttttttttattatttatttatttatttactctataaatactcctatttcatactcatttcaatcacaagcacacatctattcctctctatttccaccccaattttcatctcaaatcaactctcgtttccttctcccaaatttaatcaaactaatggatccttttgaacaaatgcgtcaaatattgcaacaatcacttgaagaagatcgacgacgggaggccgaagaagccgcgccgccccaacgacgctcccgtacgtacatccatcgtaaccgggaggaagccgctgcaaggttagtacgcgactacttctgcgatgacccggtttggggagatacgtacttccgtcgccgtttccgcatggggaaacctttatttctccaaatcgcgaatactttggcagcccgggaagagttcttccaggaaaggtacgacgcggtcggccgtcccagccacacgacgctgcagaaatgtactgcagcaatcagCCAGCTTGccactggacaaacggccgacatgttcgacgaatacctccacatcggagacagcactgagCGAATGTGCTtactcaaattctgcaaaggcgttcgggcagccttcaccgacgaatttctccggaggccaagcacgaccgattgtcagttcctgctcgaccttcacgaaacagtgcacggattctccgggatgctcggcagcgtcgattgcatgcactggcaatggaagaattgcctggtggcgtggaaggggtcctacacgagcggccacaaaggcacccatccaaccgttatacttgaggccattgccgactaccgcctttggatctggcacgcgtacttcggggtccccgggtcgaacaacgacgtaaacgtgctccaccagtccgacctcttgaccgaagttttggatggtaaagcgccggccatcaacttcgtcgccaacaaccggctttataaaatggggtactatctcgccgatggcatctacccgaagtggcctaccttcgtgaagacgtgcagtgggtctgcgaacccaaagcaggctctttttgcgcagaagcaggaggctgctcgcaaggatgtggagagggcgttcggggttctccaagcgcgcttcaacatcatcaaagccccggctcgtacgtggttcatggaaaacatgttcgatatcatgtatacgtgcataatcttgcacaacatgattgtccaagacgaaggacccgaggcgggaaattggttcgacgacgaatcccccggaagctcaaccgcaagtagtccgcctcgaagtggagtgcatccgtctatacaagaacgattatctattcgtgcaaggacacgcgactctagtgcccacacccaactccaacaggatctaattgagcacatttgggcaaattttggcggatgaaattattaaaattgtgtacttttatttttttaggattttaattgtgtgctttttatttttttaagtttaagttgtaattttttttaatgttgtgtgttttttaataaagtgtgtttgttttttaataaagtgtgtttatttaaattgaattgggttggaaataaaaaaatgaaattgaatgaatagtaatttaaggaacggttaaggaacgaagggttgcaggttccgttccttagttaaggaatggagtaaaaaagtacagtagggccctcaaatagtggtttaagaaACAGTATAAGAACAgtataggaacaacgttgtggatggccttatgccCCTGGCCTTTCAGACGAAAGTAAGATTGGTACCGCTTACCACGTCTCGTAAATTTCGTCTTAGTTGCTCCATATTTTCAAATCCATCTCttaactttttattttgtttgcttATGTCATGAGTAATGATACCTAAAGAGAAAATGTATTTCTCCATTATTTAGTTTTGATCTGTATTCCAAAATAGTGTCTATTCAAGAATAGTTAGGCTTAAACCATTTTTTGTTAATACACAAATCTGAGATTCAGTCCTCTAATTCAGAAAAATTTACGTGATAACTTAATAGTAAGATGAAAGTGATTTCCACTATAATGATAGTAAGGAGTATAACAGGAGAATCAAATAAATTTCTCATTTTGAGACTCATagtagttaaaaaaaattattcttcCTATAGTATTTCTCATTTTCACACGAGAACCAGTAGCCAAAAACACATTTTTGATTGGGGTAGAAGAACATAGGTAACTAAACAAACGGTAACTttactataattttatatagCCCCACaagtgaaaaaatgaaaaaccaaAAGTGAAAATATATTGCACATGATAAGGAGCTTTCTTTAGTAATAATGCAGATGGCAGTGCTATGTCAAATTACCCCTTCTGGGCTGAGATTTTGGATTTAAAGTTGTGTAAATTTTAGGTAAAGTCAGGTAATATAATACGAACCATCCACATATGAAATTGCATCGAAAATGAAGCTCAATTTCATTGTAGCTTCGCCTCATATCACAACTGGAGAATAGAAAGGATccatagagagttttttttaagtTAAATCCTCAGTTATatcaaagagaaaaaaaaggacTAATGTAGTAACTAAGTAGTAAAACTCAGCGAGGATGTATCAACCAGTGGAATTTTCGAAAGCTTTAAATTTGCTCATCAATTTCTTTGGAATTTACTTTAGCTACAAAAAAAACGGATATTAACATGGAATCTTCCTTGACTGCATTAAACATCCAAATATTGTTCAATTTGAGAATAATCAGTTAAAGAATTAGTGATCAACACAGGGTAAAGTAACAAGTCAGAGGTCAAAGgaatttatttcttcatttcatTGTGAAGTTATCAAGTCATTACCTGATCAAACACGACAAACTATTTCAAACAGATTTTCTAACTATCATAAAGTTGAAACTAAGATATTTCAACATTCAAAGAATCTATATACCTTGTTCagtaaaaactgaaaaataagaCCATATAACAAAAATTGGGAAGGAAAACTTAAAAGGGAAGTAGCAAGACTAGATTTGGAAGAAGAATTTAAAAGAATCataacttaaaaagaaaatttaaataacCTCTAGTCCATATTAGCAGTCGTGTAGACCAAAAAAGAATTTGTTCTTGTGTAGCTGGACATCAAAGCTTTCCCCAGCGTGGTTGGTTGAGAAAATGCTAAATCTGTATGGTTGAGAACCATGCTTGTGCAGAAACTATTCCTgtaacaaaaagaaaattctATATCAAATTATGGTTCTTAAGAATCAAGAGTGAAGCTTCGGCTGATGCAGTACAAGTGAAATTGAACTGGTTTAATTTAAATGTGAACTCATTTCTAAGACTTCTAAAAAATTAGATGGCAAGATGCTAATACTGTGCATGGGACTGAAGGATATTTGATTCATGATATTGAAGATTTGGTCATTTTATAGAGCTTTGTTGAGGTGTAAAAAGCAAAAATCACCCTTACTTTTGATTATATAACTTGTTTTCTTCGATAGAAACTAGAGAATaatgatatttttctttttaactaaTCTAATGAAACAATACCATGAGAACTGAATGAACAAAAAATTTACCTTGCTGCATCAAGCAAACTTCTAGCAATGTTCTTCCTTCTGTTAGAAGGAGAGACCCAAATGGCTCTAATACCGCAAAGAGCTGGTACAGCCTCGTTCTTGCACAAAACCATTCCATCATGAGTTCCTTCGTCTGGATGTTTGAAACGTTCCTTTTTTATGACTTCCCTCTGTAGACTAACAACCCCAAATTGAAGGGTGGAAGAGGTCCTCTTTTTTTCCTTGGCAGGAAGGTGATTTTGATCACCCAGTGAGCTTGAGAGTAACTTGTAGGCCTTTATTATTGGCTCGGCAACTAGACATCCACATACTCTTTGCGATGAAATAAATAGATATACCTGTTGTTATACAAAATGCATATATTTCATGCTACTAGCAAGTTAGATGCCAGGAAATTATTTTGACCTATATATGTTGTTTGAGATTCTAGTTTTCAAGTAGAAGTTGGCAAGGAGAAGAAAATTGATAAACAAATTAACAAAAGATCCATCATTATTCTTGATGCTTGCGCAATTACTAATTCTTAATATCATGAAGAATTAAGCATTGGAGAGTACAGTATATTTTTTATACCTTACTCCGCTTATTTAGTATCCACCCCTCTCCAAGCTCTGTTTCCATCATCCTCACAACATCTTCAACCTGCATTCATACCAAATCAACAACTAGAGCTCCCAAAAATGAAGAGTAAATCAAACATAAGCTCTTTAACCATCCACTACCTTTTTGAACTGAGATGGAGGATCACCATCTTGCACCAAGATTATGCGCCCCTTGTCGAGTTCATCTATAACTCTTTCATTGCGCCAACCCTTACAGTAAAATAAGTACTCCATTTCATTTATAACCACAGTCACAGAAACTAAAATACACTAGCATTCATTTAACTACCAAGCAGCATATGAAAAGGAAACACAGATTACAACCACCTTAAA
It contains:
- the LOC121770012 gene encoding protein CHROMOSOME TRANSMISSION FIDELITY 7-like, whose amino-acid sequence is MQPKINAFFKPSPSYPPKSSPFSGDLCDVIAGKSTAEPEPDISCKRAHSGRLEGETSKGHELEDKHTKLKGKSSEVLNKKRNYAQMFLKVGQSDFLLHTCKVCSFQYAAGDEEDEKVHRTFHKNYTHGLPFKGWRNERVIDELDKGRIILVQDGDPPSQFKKVEDVVRMMETELGEGWILNKRSKVYLFISSQRVCGCLVAEPIIKAYKLLSSSLGDQNHLPAKEKKRTSSTLQFGVVSLQREVIKKERFKHPDEGTHDGMVLCKNEAVPALCGIRAIWVSPSNRRKNIARSLLDAARNSFCTSMVLNHTDLAFSQPTTLGKALMSSYTRTNSFLVYTTANMD